A portion of the Flavobacterium magnum genome contains these proteins:
- the tuf gene encoding elongation factor Tu: MAKENFNRSKPHLNIGTIGHVDHGKTTLTAAITKVMAEAGFSKTAAKSFDQIDNAPEEKERGITINTSHVEYETANRHYAHVDCPGHADYVKNMVTGAAQMDGAILVVAATDGPMPQTREHILLGRQVGIPRIVVFMNKVDMVDDAELLELVEMEIRDLLSFYEYDGDNGPVIQGSALGGLNGDATWVPKIMELMEAVDSWIEEPVRDVAKPFLMPVEDVFTITGRGTVATGRIETGVANTGDAVEIIGMGADKLTSTITGVEMFRKILDRGEAGDNVGLLLRGIDKSDIKRGMVIIKPGSVKPHAKFKAEVYILKKEEGGRHTPFHNNYRPQFYVRTTDVTGIISLPAGVEMVMPGDNLTIDVSLLSPIAMSVGLRFAIREGGRTVGAGQVTEIVE; the protein is encoded by the coding sequence ACGTGGATCACGGAAAAACTACTTTGACCGCTGCTATCACTAAAGTAATGGCTGAAGCTGGTTTCTCTAAAACTGCTGCTAAATCTTTCGACCAGATTGATAACGCACCTGAAGAAAAAGAAAGGGGTATTACCATCAATACTTCACACGTAGAATACGAAACAGCTAACCGTCACTACGCTCACGTTGACTGTCCAGGTCACGCGGATTACGTAAAGAACATGGTTACCGGTGCTGCGCAGATGGACGGTGCTATTCTTGTAGTTGCCGCTACTGACGGACCAATGCCACAAACCCGCGAGCACATCCTTTTAGGACGTCAGGTTGGTATTCCAAGGATCGTTGTATTCATGAACAAAGTGGATATGGTTGACGATGCTGAGCTTTTGGAGCTTGTTGAAATGGAAATCCGTGACCTTTTGTCTTTCTACGAATATGATGGCGACAACGGACCAGTTATCCAGGGATCTGCTTTGGGTGGATTGAACGGAGATGCTACCTGGGTTCCAAAAATCATGGAATTGATGGAAGCGGTTGACAGCTGGATCGAAGAGCCGGTACGTGACGTAGCGAAGCCATTCCTTATGCCTGTTGAAGACGTATTCACCATCACAGGACGTGGAACTGTTGCTACAGGCCGTATCGAAACTGGTGTTGCCAACACAGGTGATGCTGTTGAAATCATCGGTATGGGTGCAGACAAACTGACTTCTACAATCACTGGAGTTGAGATGTTCCGTAAAATCCTTGACCGTGGAGAAGCTGGCGATAACGTAGGTCTTCTTTTGAGGGGTATCGACAAGTCTGATATCAAAAGGGGTATGGTTATCATTAAGCCAGGATCTGTAAAGCCACACGCTAAATTCAAGGCTGAGGTTTACATCCTGAAAAAAGAAGAAGGTGGACGTCACACACCATTCCATAACAACTACCGTCCACAGTTCTATGTACGTACAACTGACGTGACAGGTATCATTTCTTTGCCAGCAGGTGTAGAGATGGTTATGCCAGGTGACAACTTGACAATCGATGTATCTTTGTTGAGCCCAATCGCGATGAGCGTAGGTTTACGTTTCGCTATCCGTGAGGGTGGTAGAACAGTAGGTGCAGGTCAGGTAACTGAAATCGTAGAATAA
- the secE gene encoding preprotein translocase subunit SecE has protein sequence MMKVVNYISEAFEELKTNVTWPEWAEVQRLTIVVAVFSVLCSLATWGVDQGFTKLLSAFFSAVK, from the coding sequence ATAATGAAAGTAGTTAATTATATATCAGAGGCGTTCGAAGAGTTGAAAACCAACGTGACCTGGCCGGAGTGGGCAGAAGTACAACGCCTTACTATTGTAGTTGCTGTTTTTTCAGTGTTGTGTTCACTCGCCACATGGGGCGTGGATCAGGGCTTCACAAAATTACTGAGTGCGTTTTTCAGCGCCGTTAAATAA